A portion of the Vespula vulgaris chromosome 14, iyVesVulg1.1, whole genome shotgun sequence genome contains these proteins:
- the LOC127068881 gene encoding COMM domain-containing protein 3 isoform X2, producing the protein MELSEKIMNNLTNIKDLNILSEEIFVQVLEAVIFNLGKTPVDSKAARHDVDKESLEKFLNTASIVSHRTDKLCYSYANNKQEIQMQLQLIGNNLPHIVDTDWRLSHSIKYGFQSSIGSFQYHVRFTTKEHAEIKYVTFTCTLQQLQELLCKIKDAIRHLEKIPSN; encoded by the exons ATGGAACTGTcggagaaaataatgaataatcttacaaatatcaaagatttaaatattttatctgaaGAGATTTTCGTGCAGGTTTTAGAAgcagtaatttttaatttaggtAAAACTCCTGTAGACTCGAAag CTGCTAGACATGATGTCGATAAGGaaagtttagaaaaatttttaaataccgCATCAATTGTTAGTCACAGAACAGACAAACTATGTTATAGCTATGCAAATAATAAACAAGAGATTCAAATGCAATTGCAATTAATTGGAAATAATTTACCTCATATAGTAGACACCGATTGGCGTTTAAGTCATTCTATTAAg tATGGATTTCAAAGTTCTATTGGATCCTTTCAGTACCACGTACGATTTACTACAAAGGAACATgcagaaataaaatatgtgaCATTTACATGTACATTGCAGCAATTACAGGAGTTGTTATGCAAAATTAAAGATGCCATAAGGCATCTAGAAAAAATTCCTAGTAATTAG
- the LOC127068881 gene encoding COMM domain-containing protein 3 isoform X1: MELSEKIMNNLTNIKDLNILSEEIFVQVLEAVIFNLGKTPVDSKGQYSVKTNSSKFDIAKNAFVDLSCLFVEAARHDVDKESLEKFLNTASIVSHRTDKLCYSYANNKQEIQMQLQLIGNNLPHIVDTDWRLSHSIKYGFQSSIGSFQYHVRFTTKEHAEIKYVTFTCTLQQLQELLCKIKDAIRHLEKIPSN; this comes from the exons ATGGAACTGTcggagaaaataatgaataatcttacaaatatcaaagatttaaatattttatctgaaGAGATTTTCGTGCAGGTTTTAGAAgcagtaatttttaatttaggtAAAACTCCTGTAGACTCGAAag gtCAGTACAGCGTCAAAACCAACAGTTCAAAATTTGACATTGCCAAAAATGCCTTTGTCGACTTAAGTTGTCTTTTCGTTGAAGCTGCTAGACATGATGTCGATAAGGaaagtttagaaaaatttttaaataccgCATCAATTGTTAGTCACAGAACAGACAAACTATGTTATAGCTATGCAAATAATAAACAAGAGATTCAAATGCAATTGCAATTAATTGGAAATAATTTACCTCATATAGTAGACACCGATTGGCGTTTAAGTCATTCTATTAAg tATGGATTTCAAAGTTCTATTGGATCCTTTCAGTACCACGTACGATTTACTACAAAGGAACATgcagaaataaaatatgtgaCATTTACATGTACATTGCAGCAATTACAGGAGTTGTTATGCAAAATTAAAGATGCCATAAGGCATCTAGAAAAAATTCCTAGTAATTAG